The sequence below is a genomic window from Glycine max cultivar Williams 82 chromosome 20, Glycine_max_v4.0, whole genome shotgun sequence.
GTCTATCGCTCGGCTAGCAATGTTGTTAGGTTTTGTCACCTTATAATCACGATCAACTGGTTCGTCTTCGTTATCTTTGATGGAATATTGATCTcttataatgaaaaaaagtaTATACTAAAAAACTTTTGTTAGGAAATTATTTAAGGATTTAATTGAAATACATTATATCctgaatattttttacaataaaaatttattatataattagaaatgattgatttttttgataattattttaaaattatatcaaaaaagtaatttttaagtaattgaCAGTCTAGTTGCGATGCATCAGAATCAATTATTTAATGTAATCGGTCAAATTCATAAACTAACAATTTGTTTCTATAATAAAGTTAATGTAACATCGTCTATGAACATACGATCACGAGATAAAAAACTAGGAATACCTTGAGGCTTATACTACTTCAGAAATAATTGGTCGGAAGTAAGGGATTTTGGCCTCGGATTATTAACATATAACTTAGGCGGCAACGGATTGTTGTCGTGTATTCCATATTGCTACCTGAACTCATTTACATTGAAAACAtcagaataatattttaatctcaatCGCTAACCCTTTCGTTTCAGGTATTCCAGGAAAGGCAAAATAATGACATttcgtttttatttatttcatgaccttctttcttttatttgtttattctcCTCTTTATCGCccttttcttcatcttcttgcCAGCCCCAGGGGTTTCTAAATTTTTTCTCGTTGATAGGGATAAATCTAAATTACATGGCTAACGAATTACAAGGcatgactttgattttgcattttttattttcaaatatccAACTATATGTATGTTTTTCTTCCAAAGTATTCATAGCATTtgagcaaaaaacaaaaacatttgagagaaagactattttttttccttcaaattataacactaaaaaaatcaattttaaatttgaaaataaaaaacaaacttatcccaaatttaaaaaagcaacaacatatttaaacacCCAACATGTATAATTCGGTTAAAAATATACTTGGAAATCCCACCCACCAGCCAAACAACAATGCAAATTGTTAAAATGTGACGACCCTTCAAGAGTCTTTTTACTGaaaatataagtcattttaCTTTCGTACATTTACCTATATATTCAATGGGTATTATTAAggaattcaatttttgtttactAATGTTTGttggtgtaaaatattttatattattaattaattaacaattatgcaatcaaaaaataaataattaaaaatcatgataaatatgatttttaaaataattttatgattttctttttgactGCAAAGCAATAGTTTTATGATTAAAGTCAAGAAatcatatatatcaatttataattaaatgacattATTACGTTATTAATGCATAAGCTATTCACTCATTATTAAGATACACTTTTTTTTGCTATATTCCTTccacttcattctttttcttatttctctttACCTTTCTTAACGACATCTATTATTTCCTTaaattcctttctttctttttctatttctcttttttattcattcaaaaTAAGGTTGATCTACTCATTTTCCATATCCAATCTATGTACCAATACACCACCCTCATTCAATTATTACCAttgtattttcattatttttactgTATCAATCATTTCCCCCTTTTCTTTGACCAGTACATTGACTTCTGTTCTAAATTGTAATTGaccaagcaattttttttttcttccacaaAAAGATATACGCGTgcctattatatataattacaattCTAACAAGTCCTAAGCATCCCCAAATATATACCCCCTCTCATTTTTGCATTATTTTACACGCATCATTTTCAGAGTATCAGTTTTGATcgttagatttttaattttattgaaaagtcTTCAATACGCTACCATCTGTGGGGTGGCTTCTTTCTGGTCACCTTTTTTGGGCACTTGGCTTAGGAATTATGAacctctcttctcttctctaaACTCTAAAGGGTCCACAGAAATGGAATAGTCGAAACCTGATCAGTAACCAAACACGTAAAAAACCAACGTGTTGAAAAAAACTACTATTTTGCACGGCGGCTACATAACTTGGTCTTCGTCCTATCATACGTTTTCCTATGCCAAATGTTCCCCATAAAAAACGCTTTTGTCGTTTCAACATTGCACACTGCACCAGCAACAGACGGCACCACGTAATAACTACAGAATCTGCATTTTCCTTGTAATTTTCAACgtaataattaactaattaatactTTCCTATTTCCAATCAGACATGTGTAATGTATTTATTGCTTTCTTGTAACAAATTTgtatataaaatcaatcttcAACACAGGTTTCCTAAACCAGCAATAACTGTTTGTCTTTGGCAACTTCAGCTTTTAAACAAAGTTGTTGTTATTTCTTGGAGAGCATAAAACAAAAGGCATATACTATAAAGTGGGCATCGAGGGAAacggaaaagagaaaaagtctCCAATCCAAAGCCATCAAAAGGGTCTGTTTGTGGCATAAAATTGAGCCAAGGGAGTTCTGCCTTTCTCTATTTCTCTCTATAGCTTTCTTTCTCCATCACTCATTGCTTGCAGTTTCCATCATATTTTGGATCACTTAAGTTTCAAACTAGGGGAATCTTATTGTATTGAACAATTTCATTTGATCTAGTTGGTCATGTTTTTATGactatacaaatattttaattacaagaTTAGTGTATTtctaattgtttttcttttcaagctTACAACTTAGGTACCCATCATATATACCCATATAACAGAATTATTAGGGAATTTGGTGTTTTTGTCCCCACAGAATGAAGGGCCAAAATAATCAATACTCCTTAAACTCTGTTTCCAAGTTTTTCAATGCTCAATTTCACTTTATTCAGTTTCTTAGCTATATCCTTATTTTGGGCTTTGGTATAAGCATTGGAGTTATCTTCAGTTTCTACCTTAAAGACTGCAACTTTAGTCTACAATTCACTCAGTTGTCACTCTCCTCCTTTCCGCGAACACCACCCTTGCCACCAACAACTGCAAAACCAGAAATATCTAATCAAACTCAAACTCAAACTCAATCACAGATTCAAACTCAAACGCAAATGCAAACTCAAACACAAATTGAAACTCAAACTCAAATTGAAAACAGTCACGTAGGATTGAAGGAGTTCCTTAAGCCTCCTCCTGTTGTGCATGATATGGATGATGAGGAATTGCTATGGAGAGCTTCAGTGACTGCAAAGATCCCTGATTACCCGTTTGATCGTGTTCCAAAGGTTGCCTTCTTGTTCTTGACAAGGGGTCCTGTGTTTTTGGCTCCTTTGTGGGAGCAATTCTTCAAAGGGCACGAAGGATTCTACTCGATTTACGTGCACTCCAATCCATCATACAATGGATCACGCCCGGAGAGTCCAGTGTTTAAAGGTCGGAGAATTCCCAGTAAGGTCAGTTCATTTCTTCTTCAATTCTTACTTGATTGTTAGTTGTTACATTTACTATTGGTCTTTTGCCAATTATTGAAATGACTATTGCTTGTGTAGAATCATTGACGTAGTCAATGACAACTTGTATCTTCTGTTACATGTCTGATCATGTCCTAGTTTTTGTTATTAGTCAACGATCCTACAGCTTACAAATTGAAATGAATCATAGGGTATGTATTTTTTTGGTACACAAAAATACATACCCTATGATTATATGTTTAAGCTCCTATAGAAATGCCTTGTTATTATATCCTTATATTTGTGGCTATGCAAATTGTTTAATAGAAAGATAATTTGCAGTGAAGTAAATCATTCTATTTTAGTATAAAGTGTATCTAGTCTATAGGTTTTGAAAGGCAAAAAATAAGACATTCTCTCTTCGTGAACTTCTATCAGTACACCGGCAATTGTGGGACTGCATTGTGGGATGCTCAAGCTCATTTGCGCTCTCGTCTCTAGTCATTAGATGTTgtcaaaattatgttttaaaaaatagaaaaagtaaaatatgatCTAAGCTTTAGCGTTCTTCagcatatatattttcttttgttgttgtttaggATCACTAAAATCATTACAAGCACTCCCATATACTAATTATTAGCATTGAAAATCGTAGTTCATGCACCCCGCGTTACTAACTGGTAACAGCTAGCTGCTACCGGTTTAGGGAAACATTCCTAATTATCAAACCCCAATTGTTTAAAGGACAATGATATTTACTACcttttgtgtaaattgtatatcATGTCAATTCTTGTATggattgatttatttttcttatcagaGAATACGCATAATTTGAGCGGATCCTGTATTACAGCCTTAATGTCCTGTGtagaaaaaatcaaataaaatgtcTAATGCCTCGAGAAAATTGTCCACATAAATAGGGTACtagtttttatttcatttatatttatgcCTATCTGTTTCTAATAGTGTCAAAGAGTTGATTAAGATTCCTAATTCTAATTCCAGTattttgcttcatttttttttatacatgctTCAATTTAAGATTCCTAACAGTATAGTCTTCATCTGATCACCTGGTATTCACATAATGCAGGAAGTGGAATGGGGTAATGTTAACATGATTGAAGCAGAGCGTCGCTTGCTGGCCAATG
It includes:
- the LOC100779041 gene encoding glycosyltransferase BC10, producing the protein MKGQNNQYSLNSVSKFFNAQFHFIQFLSYILILGFGISIGVIFSFYLKDCNFSLQFTQLSLSSFPRTPPLPPTTAKPEISNQTQTQTQSQIQTQTQMQTQTQIETQTQIENSHVGLKEFLKPPPVVHDMDDEELLWRASVTAKIPDYPFDRVPKVAFLFLTRGPVFLAPLWEQFFKGHEGFYSIYVHSNPSYNGSRPESPVFKGRRIPSKEVEWGNVNMIEAERRLLANALLDISNQRFVLLSESCIPLFNFSTIYTYLMNSTQNYVMAFDDPSSVGRGRYSIQMLPKISVNQWRKGSQWFEMDRELAQEVVSDKKYFPVFQEYCKGSCYADEHYLPTYVSIKFWEGNSNRSLTWVDWSKGGPHPTKFLRSEITVKFLESLRDQKCEYNGDSINVCFLFARKFAPSTVSKLTKIAPMVMHF